The Rickettsia felis URRWXCal2 genome contains the following window.
TGCCGATAAAATGGGATTTGCCGAAGTGGAAAAAGCTATAGGAACTTTGGCTAAAAAGGCTCGTGAAGGTAAACTTTCTATGGCTGATTTGTCAGGGGGGACATTCTCGATTTCTAACGGAGGCGTATATGGCTCATTATTATCTACACCGATTATTAATCCTCCTCAATCAGGTATTCTAGGCTTACATAAAACCGAGGAAAGAGCTGTAGTTATAGACGGTAAAATTGAAATACGTCCGATGATGTATATAGCTTTATCTTACGATCATCGCATAATTGATGGGAAAGAAGGAGTATCGTTCTTGGTAAAAATTAAAGAGCTTATTGAAAATCCAGAGAAGTTACTACTGAATTTGTAGAAAATGTTGCGGATATCATCACGTCATTGCGAGCAGCCGTAGGCTGTGCGGCAATCTCATGAAATAATAAAAAAATACTGGATTGCCACGTCGCTTCGCTCCTCGCAATGACGTGGTCTCGTTTTACTTTTTGAAAAAAAGTAAAATTATCCAAAGAAAGGAAGTATATATTAATGATAAAATGTACTCGTCGTATTGAGTTCGATGCAGGACATAGAATTATAGGACATCAAAATAAATGTCAATTCCTGCACGGTCATCGCTATGTTCTTGAGATCGCTATAGCCGCAAACAAAACCGATAAACTTGGTATGGTAATCGATTTTGGTTTAATTAAGGATGTAGCTAAAAAATGGATTGATGAAAATTTTGATCATAGCTTAATCCTACATCAAGACGATAAGGAAATGGGGCAGCAAATAGAAAATTGTACCGGTCAAAAAATATATTACATGCAGAATAACCCAACTGCAGAAAATATAGCGACGCATTTAAAGAATGAAATTTTTCCTAAACTTTTTGTAGGTCAAAACTTCTTCGTATCGAACCTCAAACTATATGAAACACCTAATTGTTTTGTTGAGGTTTAAGCGTGTATCTTTGTAAAATGAAGAGGAGTCATACGAAGATCAACTTGGAAAAAAGCAAGGAATTTGTAAGCCGAGGAGCGGAGCGTACAAAAGTACGTGAGCATCCGAGGACTTACAAAGAGGACGTAGCCAATTTTTCAAGTTCATCGAGTATGCAAGATTGCTGTTTAATTTTAACTACTACTAATGATTTGCAAATTGCCGAGAAAATAGCATCTGCTTTGTTAGAATTAAATCTTGCTGCCTGCATTCAAATTGAGGATATCAAAAGTTACTTTAGATGGGATGGTAGAGTAACTTTAGAAGCCGAATATAGACTTGTAATTAAAACAAAATCTTCTAATTATAACGAAATTGAAAATAAACTCCTTGAAATTCATAATTATGAATTACCGCAAATAATAAAAATAAATATTGACTATGGCTTTCAAAAGTACTTAGAATGGATTGACCAAAATAGTAAATAAACTTATAGTTGAACAAATTTAAAAATTAAGTAAGTAAATTATGAAATTATGGCAAAAAGTTACCTTAGGGTTAATCTTAGGTATTATATTTGGTATATACTTACCACAATATGTTAATTATATTAAACCTATCGGTGACATTTTCTTACGCTTGATAAAAATGATCATTACCCCTTTAATTTTCTTTAGTTTGGTTTCCGGTATCACTAGTATGAATGATACTTCTGCCCTTGGCAGAGTAGGAATGAAAGCGGTAGCCGCTTTTTTAGGTACTACTTTTTTTGCCACGGTTTTTGGGCTTTCTGTTGCCTTAGTATTAAAGCCGGGAGTAGGCATACATATAGATTTTACCTCTTCAGGAACGACAAGTAGAACTTCATTTAATATAATTGATTTTTTTGTAAATATCGTCCCTGATAATGCTGTTGGGGCTTTTGCAAACGGTGATGTCTTGCAAGTTGTATTTTTTGCTATTTTTGTTGGGATTACCTTAAACAAAATGAAATCTGTCGGTGAACCTGTTACTGATTTAATTCATGTAATGTCAAAATTAATATTAAAAATGATATCGTTTGTTATTCAATTATCTCCTTACGGTGCTTTTGCTTTAACAAGCTGGATTGTAGGCATGCAGGGAGTTGAAGTAATGATTAGTTTATCGAAACTTGTTGTAGCGGTAGTTGTGGCGATGACATTTCAATATTTTGTTTTTGGCTTACTTATATATGTATTCTGCCGTGTTTCCCCTATACCTTTTTATAAAAAAAGTTTTGAATATCAGATACTTGCTTTTTCTACTTCAAGTAGTAAGGCAACTCTTGCAACTACTATGCAAGTTTGTCGTGAAAAGCTTGGCATTTCAGAGTCTAGTACTTCATTCGTACTTCCGATAGGGGCGTCAATTAATATGGACGGATTCGCCATAAATCTATCTCTTACTACTATATTCTTTGCTCAAATGATGGGAGTAACGCTTGCTCCTCATGACTATTTAGTAATTATTCTTACCTCAACACTTGGATCTATCGGCGGAGCCGGCATTCCCGGTGCCTCTTTGATAATGCTTCCTATGGTTCTTTCTTCAGTTCACTTACCTATAGAGGGAGTAGCAATTATTGCCGGTATTGACCGAATACTTGATATGCTACGTACTACTATCAATATTACCGGCGATGCAACAATTACTATGATTATAGATAACAGCGAAGATACTTTAGATAAGGAAGTATATTTATCTTAATTATATTAAGGCCGGATATCGTCATTGCGAGGAAATTGCATAGCAATTGACGAAGCAATCTCAGGAGTTTGTTATTATTTCATGAGATTGCCACGCTCCCTACGGTCGTTCGCAATGACGATTTGGTATCCATACAACAACGCCTACAAGTTTGCAGGATGATAACGCTCAAATTTCTTTCCACATTTTTCAATTTTTAATTTAAAAATGCTATTGACTTTAGAATCTAAAGTATGCATTACAATAGCTATATTAACTTAAAGTTGAGGATATATGTTAAATTTCCTAAATAATACTGCATCACAAAAAAGATTTGTATCTATAAATAATAGAACTACGGCAAGCGATTTACCTGAATCGTTTTGGCATTCTATTGCTGAAAATAGCTGTGATATTAATTGGAAAAATATACCATTACAAAAAAGTCCTTTTCAGATTGTTACTACTCAAGGTTTAATTCAAGAATTAAAACCCAAAACCATAATTGAATTTGGAAGTTTTAAAGGAGCTTCCGCCCTTTGGTTGGCTGATATACAAAGTTTATCAGTAAAAAACGGTAAAGTTATTAGTATAGATATCGATTTTGAAAATATTGATCAAGCCGTAAAAGGTGATAATAGAATAGAATTTTTACAAGGCGATTCTAATAAAGTAGAGGCAATATTCCCAAAAGAAAAAATATCCGAAATAGTACATCCCATAGTTTTAATAGAAGATGCTCATATTAATACTATAGGTATTTTAGAATATTTTCATAATAATATCTTTGAAGAAGGGGATTATTTCATCATTGAAGATACTAATATTGACTATAATAATGCTTGCTATGATGTTTGGCGGAAAACTTTAGATGAAAAAACTTGTATAGCAAAATTAGAAAATTTAAACAATAAAATCGTTAGATTAACTAGCTGGTTGAAAGAAAAAAAAGATTTATATCTAGTAGATACAAAATATGTAGATCCTTTCGGTATTATTAATGCTTCTAAAAATTGGAACTCAGTCATAAAAAAGATTTAAAGAGAATGACTGTGTATTATGAGAAAAGAAATTTATCTAAAAAATTTTAATATTAATAACGAGGAGACTTTAAATAATTTTACTAAAAATCCATATAAATCTACTGTATTTTTTAAAAATTTTTTAGAAAAAAATATGTAAATTATACAAAAGAAATTAAAGATGCCGTAAATAATAATGCAGAAATTATACATATAAAAAATATCGATCAAAAAAATTATAATATAATGACTCCCTATGACGGTGAGGTACGGGTTAGCGGAATAGAAGAGCTAATTTATCATATATATGGAGTAATAGGGATAATTGATAGTTTTCCTGTATTATATAAAGATGAAGATAAGAATATCATTAGAGCAGTAGCACCAAAATATAATTCTCATAATGAACGTAGCTCTCAATCGCCGTATAATGATTTAGATTGGCATGTAGATGCTGCATACCGTCCAATGACAGAGAAGAGTGATAACTTATCTCCTATAGTTGACTATTCAATTTTTGGGATTGTACATAAAGGACATGAGAATCTACCTATAGTATATATTAGCCTTAAAGATATATTAAATCAATTGAGCTACCAAGATATCTTAATCGGGTGTAGTAATGAATTTATAGTAACAAGTGCAGATTCTTTTTCATGTAAAATAGTGAGTAACAATCTCCCTTTATTAGTAGAACATGCTACCGGTTATTATAGCCGAATAAAAATGGATGCTATTCCCGAAACACAAAGAGCAGCAGGGTTTTTAAATAAAATTAGAGAAATCGTAGATCAAGAATCTATTCAAAACTATATATATGTTACTTCCGGTGATATTGTTGTATTAAGCAATAAAATGGTTTTACATAAAAGAGATAGCTATAGTCCTAAATGGGATGGAGAAGATCGTTATTTTATTAGAATATATTCAGTTAAAGATATCAACCAAGGTATATTAGCAAATTCTGCTCAACCTTGGATATGGGTATAGTAACCATAATACAGCTAAATTCACAAAACTTCAGACAAGCTAAATTTAAGGACGAGTCTGCAAAGCGTACATCAGTACGTGAGCACAGACGAGTCCTACAAAATTGCTTGTATCAAGCTTTGTGAATGATGCTGTACTAGACGGTTTTATGTAAATCACATAAAAACGTTATTGCGAGCAGGCATTGTTGCGTGGACCGGTAAATGCTCTTTATGTCATTCCAGCAACGGTGGGAATCCAGAAAATGACTGTCACCCCGTGGCTCGACCTATAGTACCGGACAATTTTTATTATATGTCATTCCCGCGTAGGCGGGAATCCAGTAAAGTAAAGCTTTTAAAAAAAGCTTTACTTTAAAAAAACTATGTAATAAAAAATCTTTAATTTTAAAGATTTTTTAATATGGGTCCCCGCTTTCGCGGGGATGACATCGAGATTTTTTAAAAAAATGTCCGGTACTATAGGCTTGACCACGGGGTCCAATTAAAAATACTAAAATTTAGTATTTTTAAGTTGTATTTTTGGATACCGCGATCAAGTCGCGGTATGACAACGGTGGATTCCCGCCTACGCGAGAATGATATAGAGCCGGCTTTTTGAGCCATGCAACAACGTCTACAGTCGCTCGCAATGACGGGGTGGTATCCACGCAATAACGCTATAAAAATTTTAAAAAAATTAGAATAGGTTTTTATCTTAACTTGTAAGATATAAATAGAAACACTACCAAAATTTAACGGTGAGAATTGAAAAGCTTTTTTATTTCTTTTTCCTTTTCTTTATTTCTTGTCTTAATGCTATTTCTTTCTTTTATAATTTTCTGTTTAGTTTCAAACGGAGCAAGAAATAAAGCAGCATAATATTCTCCATCAGAAGCATGTAATTTTCTATTAGCATCCACTGCTATCCAATTTAAAGCTCTTTTTCCTTTAAAATCTTTAATATTAGGATCTACTCCCTGTTCTAATAAAACACGAACAACTTCAACATTAAGATATGATGCTGCATACATAAGGGAAGTCATTCCGGTTTTAGAATTTTGAACGTTAGGATTAACACCTAGCTTAAGCAAAAGTTTTATTAAATCAGGATTATTTCTTTCTGCGGCTAGCATCATTCCGGTAATACCGTCTTCATATCTTAAATTAGGACTCATTCCCTGATTAATTAAAAATTCGGCAATTTCCGACTTCATAAATCCTATATTTATATGGATTAAACTCATGGATGCATCACGCTTTAATAAAAAATCGGCAATTTTTATATTATTATTCGATATAGCATAATCTAGAGGAACCCAACCCAAGCATGGTTGATTTACTCCGTATCCCTCATCTAATATCTTTTTTACTTCTTCAAGATTATCTGCCTTAATAGCATCTGCTATAGGTGTAATTGGGTCTCCGACTTTTTGATCGTACGTGACACCGTTCACATGTATCTTTTCAGTCTTAAACTCAAGTTTACATTCCTGAGCATGGATAGAAGGAATAATAAAAATAATTATAAACTTTAAAATTACTTGAATAATTTTCATATAATTAATCTAGGTACTATATAACTATGCAGCATTAAACCTTTATCGGTAAGAGAGATATTTTTATCTAACTTAATTAAATCTTGATTTTGATAATTCTGCAAGTTATTCATATCTAAAATATCAACTAATTTTGTGTTTATTTTCTGCTCTAGTTCAGCAATATTTATACCGCTTTTAAGACGTAAACCCATCATTAAAATCTCTTCGATTATTTCTTGATTTGTTAGCTTAGCATTAGTTTGAATACCGACATTTTTTGTTTTAACCGAGTCTAACCATTTTTCAGGTTTATGCCACATCATAATTGCCGATACCGAACTTGCCGGTTCAATTATTCTACTATGGGCTCCAGGACCTATACCTAAATAATTATTATAATTCCAATAAGTCAAATTATGCAAACATTCCTGATTTGCTAGAGCATAATTAGATATCTCATATCTCAAATATTTTTGAGATTCTAGATAATGATTCGTCCATTCATACATCTCAGCTGCTGCATCTGAATGCGGCAAAATCAGATTACCCTCCTTAAATAATTTATAAAAAGGCGTGCCTTTTTCGATAGTCAATTGATAAAGAGAAATATGGCCGTTTGCGAGTCGCATAGCTTGCTTTAACTCTTCTTGCCAATCTTTTAATTTCTGACCGCTACGTGCATATATTAAATCAAATGATACTCTTGGAAAAATCGAATTTGCTGCCTCAATTGTTTTGATGGCTTGCAAAGCATCATGAGTTCTACCTAATTTTTTTAAATCGTCTTCTTTTAAGGATTGTACTCCAATTGAAACACGATTAATTCCGGCGGATTTGAATGCTTTAAACTTCTCAGTTTCAAAGGATGTGGGATTAGTTTCTAGAGTTATCTCGGTTTGATTATCAATAATTGCTAGATTACTGATTTTATTTATTATTCCTGCAACGACTACAGGATTCATTAAAGAGGGAGTACCACCACCGAAAAAAATAGATTTAATGTATTTATTTTGAATAATATCTTTAAAATACTCTATTTCCGTTTCATAGGATTTAAGCCACTGATGATGATCTATAGTGCTTACCACATGAGAATTAAAATCACAATATGGACATTTTGACAAACAAAACGGCCAGTGAATATAAATGCTTAAATTATCTGCCGTCACTTTCATATTTTTTAAGAATTCAGGCAGTTTGTTGTAACTTCTCAATTTCTTCTTTTTTTAATCCGGTTGAAGCAATTATTAAGTCAGTTTTTAAACCGGCTTTGATTAAATTTTTTGCTATAATAATTTTTTCTTTTCTTCTGCCTTCTTGCAACCAATGATCTACTATACTTCCCATAATTTTTTCTCTTTTTTAGAATTTAATTTTGATTTAAGTATGTTTTCTACTTCCATTATATCACTTTGCTTAATCTTGGTCAAAGTATAGAATAAAAATAGCTCTATATAATCAATGCTAATATTAACTTTAGCAAATTTAGGTAAGAGATCAGCTATCTCTTCCCATCTTTTCAATAAATCACGTTCATGAATATGCTTCATGAAAAATTGTAAAATTCCGGACCAAGCATTTTTTTTCAATTCTTTATCAGATACATCATGCACGTTTATAAGTTGATAATCATTAGTCCAAGTAGCCTTTACCAATTCACTATTTTCAAATAATTCCCATAAATTTAAAGGAGCATTATATTTTTGTATGCCATTATAAAACACTAACGGATATATGAAAGGAAATTTCTTGCTTTTTGTTGTTTTCATATGATATTCGGCAATGTTTAACATATATACTCCGAAGTAAAATGAAGAGTCGGTAGACGAAGCTCAATTTGAAAAAGAGCAATGAGTCTGTAAGCCGAGGAGCGGAGCGTATACTAAATACGTGAGCATCCGAGGTCTTATAAAGACGACATAGCCAATTTTTCAAACTGAGCGAGTATACTTAAACAAGCGAAAAGCTATGTAATAATCAGGTGTACTTTGATGTTCTAATAATAAAAATAAGTAACCGTCTTCACTATTAAATTTAACGGAAAATAAAATATCTAATATGGATTTCTTAAGTGTTTTATCTACAAAACTATCTTTTTCCATTTTAAGAGTTTTAAAAGAAACCAAACTTTGTATATGAGGCGGTAAGTGCATTTGAAAAAACTCTTTGGCAACTATTGGATTTTCAAATGCACTACGTATAATCTCATCGTGCTTAAGATTTTTAGACATAAATGTTAATGATATACTGCACTATAAATACATCATTAATAATACTTTTGCAATTGTAAATTGAGGTAAATTAAGCTTTACAATTTTTGTTTATTAATCCAATATATATCACTCAAATATAAAATTCTTGTACCAGAAGATTATAAGGATAAATATATTATGTACATAGAATAAAATCGATTAGCCGAGATTTCAATAATAAATATTTTTAATTTAAGAGATATTATTAAAGTGATGAAAAAAATTACCTACTATTTTACAATTATTTTATTAACCTTTTGTGTTCAAGCTATGGGAAATAATAATGAACAAATATATAACCCGAAAGATACCAAATTTCTAGAAGGAGCTGAAGCTCTAAAATGGGCAAAAGAGCGTACTGATAAAACAGAAAAAGCTTTCCAATCTATGCCGGAATATAAACCAATAAAAAAAGAAACAGAATCTATTTTCTATGACCAAAGAAAAACTCCATATGGTATTATCCGTAAAGGTTACGTGTATAATTTTTGGATGGATGATAAAAATCCCCAAGGGTTATGGCGTAGGACGTTAGTTGAGAATTACTCTAAAGATAAACCAAATTGGGAAGTTCTAATCGATTTTGATAAATTATCCAAAAAACTCGGTAAAAAAGTAATGTATCGAGGTGGAAGTGATTGTTTTCAAAACCCTAATCGTTTCTTAATTACCATGTCATTTGGCGGTAAGGATGAGATGTTTTTTAGAGAATGGGATTTAGAGAAAAAAGATTTTGTAAAAAATGGTTTTGAGCCAAAAACAAGTAGCGGAAAATTACTAGAAGGTAAATTTACTGTCCCTACTTGGGTTGATCAAAATACTATTATATTTAATCCAGTTTTGAATAAAGAGGAAGTTACTGACTCTTTATATCCTAACTCGCTCTACATATGGAAGCGAGGAGAACCTATAGAGAAAGCCAAAAAACTATTTGAAATACCAAAGAATTATATACGTGTATCAGGCGGTAAGCTTTTATCCGATAATATTTCTTCATCTTTAATATTTATATCTGCAGATAAGGATTTTTATAATTACGATAATTATATTTTAGATACTAAAGATGAGAGCTTAAAATTACAAAAAATAAATATGCCATCAGATGCAACACCTGAAGGTTCTTTTAAAGAATATGTATTTTGGCTGCTGCGTTCCGATTGGCAATTTAAAGATAGTAATATAAAAGCAGGCTCACTTGTTGCCATACACTACGCTGATCTTCTAAAAGAAGATAACGATAAAGCTAGCTTAAAAATATTATTTACCCCAACAGAGAGAGAAGTATTTTATTTTGTAGGAATGACTAAAGATACAGTATTTTTAACTAGCTATGAGAATGTTATTTCAAAAGTAGTAACATTTACATTAGAAAATAATGAATGGACAAAACCGGTAACTTTAAAACTGCCCTATGAAAATGCAATTTTTGGTATGTTGTCTGATGATGAGGAAGAAGATGCACTAATTACTATAGAAAATTCTATAGTGCCGCCAACTATCTATTTATGGGATAAAACTCATGAATTAAAAGTTATTAGAAAGCCTTTATATCCGTTCGATAGCAAAAATTATGTTGTAGAGCAGAAGGAAGCAACAAGCTCGGATGGAGTTAAAATAACATATTTTATTGTCTATAAAAAAGGTATAAAATTTGACGGTAAGAATCCAACATTACTTGAAGCATATGGTGGTTTTCAAGTAATCAACTCTCCATATTTCTCTCGCATGGAAAATGAAGTATGGGTTAAACATGGTGGAGTGAGTGTTCTTGCTAATATCAGAGGAGGCGGAGAATTTGGTCCTGAGTGGCATAAGGCGGCTCAAGGAATAAAACGTCAAACCGGCTTTAATGATTTTATTGCAGTAGCAGAGGATTTAATAAAGTAAAATATTACTAGCCCTGAGTATTTAGGAATTAAAGGAGGAAGTAACGGCGGATTGCTAGTAAGTGTTGCAATGACTCAGCGTCCCGATTTATTTGGAGCTATAGCATGCGAAGTACCGATACTTGATATGGTACGCTATAAAGAATTTGGAGCAGGACATTCATGGGTAACTGAATATGGAGATCCGGAAAATCCAAATGATTTAGTACATATTAAAAATTATGCACCTTTAGAAAATTTATCTTTAACTCAAAAATACCCAACTGTGTTAATTATAGATTCAGTATTAGATCAGCGTGTACACCCATGGCATGGAAGAATTTTTGAGTATGTACTTGAGCAAAACCCAAATACTAAAACTTACTTTCTAGAAAGTGGAGATAGTGGGCATGGTAGTGGTAGTGATTTAAAAGATAGTGCCAATTATTTTATCAATATCTATACATTTTTTGCAAATACTTTGAAATTGAAGATTGATTAGACCTGTCATTGTAAGCCGGCACGGGCGTTGTTGCATGAATACCCACACCCGTCATTGCGAGCGGTCGAAGACCGTGCGGCAATCCAGTAAAAATGCTAATTTTTAGCATTTTTTATTACTTTTTCTGGATTGCCACGTCGCTTTCCTCCTCGCAAGACATTGTTGCGTGGATACCGATGTCATTCCCGCGTAGGCGGGAATCCAGCATAAAGCGAGATAAATCGAGCTTTTAATTTCAAAAATTTGCTGTATTTATACTTTTTTTCTGGATTCCCGCTTTCGCGGGAATGACATAAAGAGCATTTACCGGTCCACGCAACAACGCCTCCTCACAATGACGGTTTTAGTATCCACACAACAATGCCTAGCTGGAATGACATAAACTAGCCACACAACAACACCAAAAGTTGCTCGCAATGACGGTAAAACCCTCTACGCAATAATGCCGTTTTACGAAAACAATTTTCCAATTCCGTTACGTAATAGATTTTTAGGATTCATTTTACTGGCTTTTTTCATCATCTCACTTATTTGCTTATATTGCTTTAGCAAAATATTTACCTTTTGTACCGTAGTCCCTGCTCCAGCAGCTATACGTTTTCTACGAGAAGCATTAATGATGTCAGGATTCTCACGTTCTTTCAGCGTCATAGATAAAATAATTGCTTCTTGATGTTCAATTATTTTACTATTTAATTTTGATTGATCTATTTGATCCATAATTTTACCGCTACCCGGTAACATGCTAAGTATACTACCAAAACCTCCCATTTTTTTTATGCTTCTCATTTGCTGAAGATAATCATTTAAATCAAACTTACCTTTTTTCAATTTAGCTGCCGTTTTTTCGGCTTCTTCTCTATCAACAATACTAGCTGCTTTTTCAACAAAAGAGATAATATCACCCATATCAAGTATTCGAGAAGCTAAACGTTCAGCATCGAATTCTTCTAAATCAGTTAGTTTTTCACCGCTACTTAAAAATTTAATCGGCTTTTTAGTAATATATTTTACGCTGAGTGCCGCGCCGCCCTTGGAATCGCCATCAATTCTAGATAAAATTAATCCTGAAATTTCTAACTTTTCATTAAAGCTATTTGCCGTAACTACTGCATCCTGTCCCGTCATACTATCAATTACTAACAAAGTTTCCGTAGGCTCCACTATCTTTTTTATTGCAAGAGCTTCCTCCATCATCTCTTTATCAATTTGTGTACGACCTGCCGTATCATAAATTACGACGCCATAAGCAGAAATTTTAGCCTCGGCAATAGCT
Protein-coding sequences here:
- a CDS encoding 6-pyruvoyl tetrahydropterin synthase, whose amino-acid sequence is MIKCTRRIEFDAGHRIIGHQNKCQFLHGHRYVLEIAIAANKTDKLGMVIDFGLIKDVAKKWIDENFDHSLILHQDDKEMGQQIENCTGQKIYYMQNNPTAENIATHLKNEIFPKLFVGQNFFVSNLKLYETPNCFVEV
- a CDS encoding Prolyl endopeptidase precursor, with amino-acid sequence MMKKITYYFTIILLTFCVQAMGNNNEQIYNPKDTKFLEGAEALKWAKERTDKTEKAFQSMPEYKPIKKETESIFYDQRKTPYGIIRKGYVYNFWMDDKNPQGLWRRTLVENYSKDKPNWEVLIDFDKLSKKLGKKVMYRGGSDCFQNPNRFLITMSFGGKDEMFFREWDLEKKDFVKNGFEPKTSSGKLLEGKFTVPTWVDQNTIIFNPVLNKEEVTDSLYPNSLYIWKRGEPIEKAKKLFEIPKNYIRVSGGKLLSDNISSSLIFISADKDFYNYDNYILDTKDESLKLQKINMPSDATPEGSFKEYVFWLLRSDWQFKDSNIKAGSLVAIHYADLLKEDNDKASLKILFTPTEREVFYFVGMTKDTVFLTSYENVISKVVTFTLENNEWTKPVTLKLPYENAIFGMLSDDEEEDALITIENSIVPPTIYLWDKTHELKVIRKPLYPFDSKNYVVEQKEATSSDGVKITYFIVYKKGIKFDGKNPTLLEAYGGFQVINSPYFSRMENEVWVKHGGVSVLANIRGGGEFGPEWHKAAQGIKRQTGFNDFIAVAEDLIK
- the cutA gene encoding Periplasmic divalent cation tolerance protein, yielding MYLCKMKRSHTKINLEKSKEFVSRGAERTKVREHPRTYKEDVANFSSSSSMQDCCLILTTTNDLQIAEKIASALLELNLAACIQIEDIKSYFRWDGRVTLEAEYRLVIKTKSSNYNEIENKLLEIHNYELPQIIKINIDYGFQKYLEWIDQNSK
- the gltP gene encoding Na+/H+-dicarboxylate symporters, producing MKLWQKVTLGLILGIIFGIYLPQYVNYIKPIGDIFLRLIKMIITPLIFFSLVSGITSMNDTSALGRVGMKAVAAFLGTTFFATVFGLSVALVLKPGVGIHIDFTSSGTTSRTSFNIIDFFVNIVPDNAVGAFANGDVLQVVFFAIFVGITLNKMKSVGEPVTDLIHVMSKLILKMISFVIQLSPYGAFALTSWIVGMQGVEVMISLSKLVVAVVVAMTFQYFVFGLLIYVFCRVSPIPFYKKSFEYQILAFSTSSSKATLATTMQVCREKLGISESSTSFVLPIGASINMDGFAINLSLTTIFFAQMMGVTLAPHDYLVIILTSTLGSIGGAGIPGASLIMLPMVLSSVHLPIEGVAIIAGIDRILDMLRTTINITGDATITMIIDNSEDTLDKEVYLS
- a CDS encoding Transposase; translation: MLNIAEYHMKTTKSKKFPFIYPLVFYNGIQKYNAPLNLWELFENSELVKATWTNDYQLINVHDVSDKELKKNAWSGILQFFMKHIHERDLLKRWEEIADLLPKFAKVNISIDYIELFLFYTLTKIKQSDIMEVENILKSKLNSKKEKKLWEV
- a CDS encoding Transposase translates to MSKNLKHDEIIRSAFENPIVAKEFFQMHLPPHIQSLVSFKTLKMEKDSFVDKTLKKSILDILFSVKFNSEDGYLFLLLEHQSTPDYYIAFRLFKYTRSV
- a CDS encoding Transposase; this translates as MGSIVDHWLQEGRRKEKIIIAKNLIKAGLKTDLIIASTGLKKEEIEKLQQTA
- a CDS encoding Ankyrin repeat, whose amino-acid sequence is MKIIQVILKFIIIFIIPSIHAQECKLEFKTEKIHVNGVTYDQKVGDPITPIADAIKADNLEEVKKILDEGYGVNQPCLGWVPLDYAISNNNIKIADFLLKRDASMSLIHINIGFMKSEIAEFLINQGMSPNLRYEDGITGMMLAAERNNPDLIKLLLKLGVNPNVQNSKTGMTSLMYAASYLNVEVVRVLLEQGVDPNIKDFKGKRALNWIAVDANRKLHASDGEYYAALFLAPFETKQKIIKERNSIKTRNKEKEKEIKKLFNSHR
- the hemN gene encoding Probable oxygen-independent coproporphyrinogen III oxidase, whose translation is MKVTADNLSIYIHWPFCLSKCPYCDFNSHVVSTIDHHQWLKSYETEIEYFKDIIQNKYIKSIFFGGGTPSLMNPVVVAGIINKISNLAIIDNQTEITLETNPTSFETEKFKAFKSAGINRVSIGVQSLKEDDLKKLGRTHDALQAIKTIEAANSIFPRVSFDLIYARSGQKLKDWQEELKQAMRLANGHISLYQLTIEKGTPFYKLFKEGNLILPHSDAAAEMYEWTNHYLESQKYLRYEISNYALANQECLHNLTYWNYNNYLGIGPGAHSRIIEPASSVSAIMMWHKPEKWLDSVKTKNVGIQTNAKLTNQEIIEEILMMGLRLKSGINIAELEQKINTKLVDILDMNNLQNYQNQDLIKLDKNISLTDKGLMLHSYIVPRLII
- the ffh gene encoding Signal recognition particle protein — protein: MTTENRSMQQRLHKTTKYIVAKTYGAKYIRTLLNTIIYMFKTLTQNLTKIFDKLVSSGILTEAQIDAAMRDIRVALLESDVALPVIKDFIAEVKQKALGQEVIKSVSPGQMIIKIIHEEMINLLASSESETKLNLNSKPPVNFLMVGLQGSGKTTASSKLALRLKNQNKKVLLVSLDTYRPAAQEQLAILANSVQINSLPIVQGEKPLDIVKRAIAEAKISAYGVVIYDTAGRTQIDKEMMEEALAIKKIVEPTETLLVIDSMTGQDAVVTANSFNEKLEISGLILSRIDGDSKGGAALSVKYITKKPIKFLSSGEKLTDLEEFDAERLASRILDMGDIISFVEKAASIVDREEAEKTAAKLKKGKFDLNDYLQQMRSIKKMGGFGSILSMLPGSGKIMDQIDQSKLNSKIIEHQEAIILSMTLKERENPDIINASRRKRIAAGAGTTVQKVNILLKQYKQISEMMKKASKMNPKNLLRNGIGKLFS
- a CDS encoding Prolyl endopeptidase precursor; protein product: MLVSVAMTQRPDLFGAIACEVPILDMVRYKEFGAGHSWVTEYGDPENPNDLVHIKNYAPLENLSLTQKYPTVLIIDSVLDQRVHPWHGRIFEYVLEQNPNTKTYFLESGDSGHGSGSDLKDSANYFINIYTFFANTLKLKID